The following are from one region of the Candidatus Curtissbacteria bacterium genome:
- a CDS encoding DUF1801 domain-containing protein, producing MNKKQVVNTKSKTFTDEERAAIKERAQELATKTDGESAVLAKIAEMQGSDRAMAQRFHTIIKANAPTLMPKTWYGMPAYANRDGKVVCFFQSAQKFKSRYATLGFDDSANLDEGSMWPTSFALKKLTPAEEARIAALVKKAVG from the coding sequence ATGAATAAAAAGCAAGTAGTCAACACGAAGTCCAAGACGTTCACGGACGAGGAACGAGCTGCGATAAAGGAGAGGGCCCAAGAGCTGGCGACTAAGACGGACGGGGAAAGCGCCGTGCTCGCTAAGATCGCCGAGATGCAGGGGTCTGATCGCGCCATGGCCCAGCGGTTCCATACTATTATAAAAGCCAACGCCCCAACGCTCATGCCGAAAACCTGGTATGGGATGCCTGCGTATGCAAATCGCGACGGCAAGGTCGTCTGTTTCTTCCAAAGCGCGCAGAAGTTCAAATCGAGGTACGCGACGCTTGGCTTTGACGACTCGGCAAACCTTGACGAAGGCTCCATGTGGCCGACCTCCTTCGCGTTGAAGAAGTTGACTCCCGCCGAAGAGGCTAGGATTGCCGCGCTCGTAAAGAAAGCGGTGGGCTGA
- a CDS encoding SGNH/GDSL hydrolase family protein, producing the protein MKGFAPILALLLPAIAITVGSYYLVKSEVPGLNNPNRTTGDAKTLVPSPSPFIFETYTSPKIAKKSQYSIVMVGDSMTHALGPNGGTFSEFINVLYKPHNIGVVIDNYARSMSILEIDKQLTEKTTYWDSTFEPLLSRNFDLILVESFGYNPLSQFGTEEGIKKQTEELNKLMETLITTKPNSAIVFVATIAPNKQNYAKKVIVDIPIEARVKQAEERMAYIENHIAYAKSHNIPVVNIYEKSKNEQGDGDLKYINPNDYIHPSFEGVDFIGHEIANFIYENQILPR; encoded by the coding sequence ATGAAAGGTTTTGCCCCAATCCTCGCGCTCCTGCTTCCGGCAATCGCAATAACAGTCGGGTCGTATTATCTAGTAAAGTCCGAAGTTCCAGGTCTCAATAATCCAAATCGAACAACGGGAGATGCAAAAACCCTAGTCCCTTCACCCTCACCATTTATTTTCGAGACTTATACCTCTCCTAAAATCGCAAAGAAAAGTCAATACAGCATCGTTATGGTCGGCGATTCGATGACTCACGCGCTCGGCCCAAATGGCGGAACTTTCAGCGAATTTATAAACGTGCTATACAAGCCTCATAACATCGGAGTCGTGATCGACAATTATGCAAGGTCTATGAGTATTCTCGAAATAGACAAACAACTAACAGAAAAAACTACCTACTGGGATTCAACCTTCGAGCCGCTTCTTTCTCGGAATTTTGATCTAATCTTGGTCGAATCGTTCGGATATAACCCCTTGTCCCAGTTCGGAACAGAGGAGGGGATCAAGAAGCAAACAGAAGAACTAAACAAGCTTATGGAGACATTAATTACGACGAAGCCAAATTCCGCAATTGTTTTTGTCGCAACGATTGCACCCAACAAACAAAACTACGCCAAAAAAGTAATTGTCGATATTCCGATCGAAGCAAGAGTCAAACAAGCGGAGGAGAGGATGGCGTACATAGAAAATCATATTGCTTACGCTAAATCTCATAATATTCCAGTTGTTAACATCTACGAGAAATCGAAAAATGAGCAAGGCGATGGAGACTTAAAATACATTAATCCCAACGATTATATTCATCCGTCATTCGAAGGAGTAGACTTCATTGGCCACGAAATCGCCAACTTTATCTACGAAAACCAAATTTTACCGAGGTAA